A region from the Canis aureus isolate CA01 chromosome 10, VMU_Caureus_v.1.0, whole genome shotgun sequence genome encodes:
- the STOM gene encoding stomatin, with amino-acid sequence MAEKRHPGDVEARRLPDSFKDSPSTGLGPCGWILVAVSFLFTVITFPVSVWMCIKIIKEYERAIIFRLGRILQGGAKGPGLFFILPCTDSFIKVDMRTISFDIPPQEILTKDSVTISVDGVVYYRVQNATLAVANITNADSATRLLAQTTLRNVLGTKNLSQILSDREEIAHNMQCTLDDATDDWGIKVERVEIKDVKLPVQLQRAMAAEAEASREARAKVIAAEGEMNASRALKEASMVITESPAALQLRYLQTLTTIAAEKNSTIVFPLPIDMLQGIVGAKK; translated from the exons ATAGCCCCAGTACGGGCCTTGGACCTTGTGGCTGGATTTTGGTGGCTGTGTCGTTCCTGTTCACGGTCATAACCTTCCCAGTGTCAGTATGGATGTGCATAAAG ATCATAAAGGAATATGAAAGAGCCATCATCTTTAGACTGGGTCGCATTTTACAAGGAGGAGCCAAAGGACCTG GCTTGTTTTTTATTCTCCCGTGCACCGACAGCTTCATCAAGGTGGACATGAGAACGATTTCATTTGACATCCCTCCTCAGGAG ATCCTCACCAAGGATTCGGTGACCATTAGCGTGGACGGCGTGGTCTACTACCGCGTCCAGAACGCGACCCTGGCCGTGGCCAACATCACCAACGCCGACTCCGCGACCCGTCTCTTGGCACAGACGACTCTGAGGAACGTCCTGGGCACCAAGAACCTTTCTCAGATCCTCTCAGACAGAGAAGAAATCGCACATAACATGCAG TGCACCCTGGACGACGCCACTGACGACTGGGGAATCAAGGTGGAGCGCGTGGAGATCAAGGACGTGAAGCTGCCCGTGCAGCTGCAGAGAGCCATGGCCGCGGAGGCAGAGGCGTCCCGGGAGGCCCGCGCCAAG GTCATTGCAGCCGAGGGAGAAATGAACGCATCCAGGGCCCTGAAGGAAGCCTCCATGGTCATCACCGAGTCCCCTGCGGCCCTTCAGCTGCGGTACCTGCAGACTCTGACCACCATCGCCGCGGAGAAGAACTCCACCATCGTCTTCCCCCTGCCCATTGACATGCTGCAAGGCATTGTGGGGGCGAAGAAGTGA